The genomic window ATACACGTAGCCTAAAACGTTCTAACCTTCGGTAACCATATGCTCGTCTTTTTATGTTCTTAATCTTGTGGTTGGTCCCTTCTGTTCGTCCGTTGGTAAAAGGGGAAAGAAAATATTGAAGAATTTCAGCCTTCCAATTTTCAAGCGTTTTCGCTACTTCCTGAAAAGAGGGAAAAGGGCTACTCCAAGCTAGTTGAATCCATTCTTCCAAAGAGTGTAGAGCCTCATCATAGTCGTCTAATTGATAAAAAT from Bacillus spongiae includes these protein-coding regions:
- a CDS encoding transposase gives rise to the protein FYQLDDYDEALHSLEEWIQLAWSSPFPSFQEVAKTLENWKAEILQYFLSPFTNGRTEGTNHKIKNIKRRAYGYRRLERFRLRVFLECTGKTYKENTF